The nucleotide sequence CAGACCCCCACAACCAACACTTTTTAGCTCCCCAGAGTCGCTATTATGGCCACTTTTCGGCGGTCAATTTGGCCTTTAACGCGCAGTTGCAAGAGTTTACGCGGCGAGTCAACATCCTTTGCGATTTAGAAACGGGCGGCAAAATCACTCCTCAGGAAGCCTTCGAAGACATCAAGCAGCTTTGGCAGCAGCTATCTGATCGTTATCAGGCTTTGGGGCTCAGCGAGCGAGCTGACGATTAGCCCCGCGTTGGGACGCCCCTACTGCTCATGGTGGCCCATCATCGAAGCTTCAAGGATGGCATGACCTCGATCCTTGCAGGGTTCGTCCGTGGGCTTTCCGCTATCAGGGTAAAATCGGACTGGCTTGCAGCAGGGGAGGGAGACCGCATGACCACGCGCGTCATTTTAGTGAGACACGGACAAAGCACATTTAATCTTCAGCAGCTCATTCAAGGGCAAATCGACGTTTCTGAGTTAACCGAGTTAGGCATTGCTCAGGCACAACAGGTCGGCGCCACGCTGAAAGGCATTACCTTTGACCAGATTTACGCCAGTCCGCTCAAGCGAGCTTATAAAACGGCGGAAACCATTGTTGAAGTGCTGCGATCAGAACGGGTCGACACGCCCCTGCCCCAAGCAGTAGACACCATTAAAGAGATCGATTTGCCGCTGTGGGAGGGCATCTCGTTTCGCGAGGCGGAGGAAAAGTATCCAGAGATTTATCGACTCTGGCGCGAGGATCCGCAAAACTGCATGATGCCGCTGGCCGATGGCACGGAATTTTATCCGGTGCGATCGCTGTACGAGCGCGCGACCCAATTTTGGCAAGACATCTTGCCCCAGCATGACGGCCACACGGTATTGGTCGTGGCCCACAGCGCCATTAACCGAGCGCTGATTGCGACGGCCATCGGTCAAGGCCCCGACATTCACGAACAATTGGGACAAGCGAACTGCGCCATTAGCGTGCTGAATTTTGCAGGCACGCTGGGCGAGGGCGTGCAGCTGGAATCGATGAACCTCACCAGCCACATGGGAGAAACCCTGCCCACAATGCGATCGCGCCATCGCGGCCCCCGCATGCTGCTCGTTCGCCACGGCGAAACCGAGTGGAATCGGCAAAAGCGCTTTCAAGGCCAG is from Leptolyngbya iicbica LK and encodes:
- a CDS encoding DUF7219 family protein codes for the protein MTASDPHNQHFLAPQSRYYGHFSAVNLAFNAQLQEFTRRVNILCDLETGGKITPQEAFEDIKQLWQQLSDRYQALGLSERADD
- a CDS encoding histidine phosphatase family protein, translated to MTTRVILVRHGQSTFNLQQLIQGQIDVSELTELGIAQAQQVGATLKGITFDQIYASPLKRAYKTAETIVEVLRSERVDTPLPQAVDTIKEIDLPLWEGISFREAEEKYPEIYRLWREDPQNCMMPLADGTEFYPVRSLYERATQFWQDILPQHDGHTVLVVAHSAINRALIATAIGQGPDIHEQLGQANCAISVLNFAGTLGEGVQLESMNLTSHMGETLPTMRSRHRGPRMLLVRHGETEWNRQKRFQGQIDIPLNENGKRQGGQAAEFLKDVKIDAAVSSSLSRPKETAELILQHHPQVTLATTDGLKEIGHGEWEGLYEHEIESGYPGMLQQWQEKPETVQMPGEGGESLAQVWARAIATWNEIVAQYSHTETPVTVLVSAHDAINKAILCHVAGLGPESFWKFKQGNGAVSVIDYPNGVESAPVLTAANLTMHLSGSIFDQTAAGAL